The bacterium DNA window AGTATCGGGGGTTGTCTCAACCGTGGTCAGAGGTCTTCCTGGAATTGGCCAGCTCTATTCCTTTGCCACAGCAATTGCTGGAAGGGATTTTATAACAGGACAGAAGCTTTCTGGTGCAGATATACTGAAAATCAATTAAATTTCAAGTAAGAAAGAAAATTATCTCTTAAGTAATTTGTAAAAAATGCCGAATAAATAGGTAGAATGGCAGAATTTCTTAAGGATGAAGATAGGGACAAATTAAAAGGTCTGCATAGGAAGACAAAAGAAAAGAAGTTAGCAGACCGTATTAAGTGTATCTTGGCATTAGACTCTGGATTTACCTATAAAGAGATAAAAAAGATGTTGCTTTTGGATGAGGTAAGTATAAACAATTACAAGAAGATATACCAGGAAAATGGAATAGATAAGCTCTTGGATGTAAATTATAATGGCTATTCTGGAAAGTTGTCTTTAGCTCAAGAAGAAGAATTAAAAGACCATCTAAAGAAGCATTTAATAAGGTCTGCAAAGGGGATATGTGAGATTGTTAAACAAAGATTTGGGAAAAAATATACCTTAAGTTGGAATGGTTCATCTTTTACATAGATTAGGATTTGTATACAAGAAAACCCGATTGGTTCCCTGTAAGGCTAATAAAGAAAAACAAGAAGCATTTGTTAAGAAATATGAGGAACTAAAAGCCAATAAGGAAAAAGATGATAAGATATACTTCATAGATGCCGTTCACCCCCAATATAACTCAATGCCAGGGTGGGGCTGGATAGAAAAGGGAGAGGAAATGCAGACTTTAAGTAATAGTGGTCGTCAAAGGATAAACATAAATGGTGCCCTAGATATAGAAACAAAGAAGATTATAGAAAGAGAAGATGATACAATTAACTCCTTATCTTGTAAGAAGTTGTTTTAAGAAAATAGAAAAGCCAAGCCCAAAGGCAAAAAATATCAAGGGAATAGCTGACAATGCTAAATATTACCATTCAGAGGAAATAAAAGAGTATCTAACAAACTTTAAGGATAAAACCCATATTCCTTCCCCCATATTCTCCTAATCTCAATCTAATTGAGCGTGTATGGAAATTCTTCAAGGATAAAGTAATAAGAGGCAAATACTATGAGAGATTTGATAAGTTTAAGGCAGCAGTTCATGAATTCTTTGAGAATTTTGGAAGTTATAAAGGAGAATTAGAGAGCTTACTTGTCAAAAAAATTTCAGATAATAGAGGTTGTTGACACTTGAAAACCAATTTTATTTGAGTATACCAAATCTCCTAACCCCAATTCCTGCCAC harbors:
- a CDS encoding helix-turn-helix domain-containing protein; amino-acid sequence: MAEFLKDEDRDKLKGLHRKTKEKKLADRIKCILALDSGFTYKEIKKMLLLDEVSINNYKKIYQENGIDKLLDVNYNGYSGKLSLAQEEELKDHLKKHLIRSAKGICEIVKQRFGKKYTLSWNGSSFT
- a CDS encoding winged helix-turn-helix domain-containing protein, whose translation is MVHLLHRLGFVYKKTRLVPCKANKEKQEAFVKKYEELKANKEKDDKIYFIDAVHPQYNSMPGWGWIEKGEEMQTLSNSGRQRININGALDIETKKIIEREDDTINSLSCKKLF